The following are from one region of the Sorghum bicolor cultivar BTx623 chromosome 2, Sorghum_bicolor_NCBIv3, whole genome shotgun sequence genome:
- the LOC8072229 gene encoding rhomboid-like protein 19, with amino-acid sequence MMSGSSPPAPSLPAGSGGFFRGYTKLCKGLAVILLLVHLVVQLFPSAVTYLALIPGRTIPFAWNLITAGYVEQTIPGVVVSIIGLLLFGKLLEPLWGSKELSKFIFIVNFSTSACVFMTAIVLYYITQQEIYLYTPLSGFYGVLSGLLVGIKQLLPDQELNLFLLKIKAKWIPSLVALISIVVSFFVNDLMSYLPVLLFGIYMSWIYLRYFQKRVETGLKGDPSEEFSFSSFFPEFVRPILDPVASVFHRLLCGRSERSDARGQTLDTSPLPGSDSIEANRRRERGQRALEQRLAEKLAAVRSSEGTSLDAADKV; translated from the exons ATGATGAGCGGCAGCTCGCCTCCGGCGCCATCGCTTCCCGCCGGG AGTGGAGGCTTCTTCAGGGGGTACACGAAGCTGTGCAAGGGCCTCGCCGTCATATTGCTCCTTGTGCACCTTGTAGTCCAGCTGTTCCCGTCCGCCGTCACCTATCTCGCACTTATCCCTGGAAG GACGATCCCTTTTGCTTGGAACCTGATAACTGCTGGCTATGTCGAGCAAACAATTCCAGGG GTGGTTGTCAGCATCATTGGTCTTCTTTTATTTGGGAAGTTGTTAGAACCTCTATGGGGTTCAAAAGAGTTATCAAAATTCATCTTTATTGTCAACTTTTCAACTTCTGCTTGTGTCTTCATGACTGCCATTGTGCTGTACTATATAACTCAGCAAGAGATCTACCT CTATACTCCTCTTTCTGGATTTTATGGGGTTCTATCAGGATTGTTGGTGGGCATTAAACAGCTTTTACCTGATCAAGAACTTAATCTTTTTCTGCtaaagatcaaggcaaag TGGATTCCATCTCTTGTTGCATTGATCTCCATTGTTGTAAGCTTCTTCGTAAATGACTTGATGTCTTACCTCCCAGTTCTGTTGTTTGGCATTTATATGAGTTGGATCTACCTCCGTTACTTTCAAAAGAGAGTTGAGACTGGACTGAAAGGAGATCCAAGTGAGGAGTTCTCTTTCTCAAGCTTCTTCCCTGAATTTGTAAG ACCAATTCTCGACCCAGTAGCATCTGTATTCCATAGGCTACTTTGTGGAAGATCCGAAAGATCTGATGCCAGGGGACAAACATTAGATACCTCACCACTGCCTGGTTCAGATTCGATTGAGGCAAACAGGAGGAG AGAGAGGGGTCAACGGGCACTGGAGCAAAGATTAGCCGAGAAGCTGGCTGCAGTCAGAAGTTCAGAGGGCACATCACTGGATGCTGCTGACAAAGTTTGA
- the LOC8072225 gene encoding nucleolin, giving the protein MAAPALRVAILAAVLLLPFLSVPGAKAQTKKFCLTQFAIASQACAILPPTSPEHRHHDHDDEEEDENEDEESDDEDEDEDEDEDSDDSGGGGGGGDGGGGDGGGGGGGGGGGDPTKPAVASSMITVEAAEVDASTDDDDRNGTSHSVVRDGNHTRSGGGGSSSARRRHGSSSRRRRRRRHRRGRLRDGEDAEDEDEDEDEDEENEEDEDEDEDEDDDDDDDEDDHRAYRDCCRWLKEVEPDCVCEALLRLPPFLVRPQHKYTVKVGNSCKFSYRCGGV; this is encoded by the exons ATGGCTGCCCCGGCGCTCCGCGTGGCGATCCTCGCCGCGGTCCTGCTGCTCCCATTCCTCAGCGTGCCGGGCGCCAAGGCGCAGACCAAGAAGTTCTGCCTCACGCAGTTCGCCATCGCCAGCCAGGCCTGCGCCATCCTGCCGCCCACCAGCCCCGAGCACCGCCACCACGATcacgacgacgaggaagaggatgAGAACGAAGACGAGGAGAGCGACgatgaagacgaagacgaagacgaagacgaggacagtgacgacagcggcggcggcggcggcgggggtgatggcggcggcggtgatggcggtggcggcggcggtggtggaggcggtggcgatc CCACTAAACCCGCCGTCGCGTCCTCCATGATCACCGTCGAGGCAGCGGAGGTGGACGCCtccaccgacgacgacgaccgcaACGGCACCAGCCACTCCGTGGTGAGAGACGGAAACCACACCCGCAGCggaggcggcggcagcagcagcgcgCGACGCCGCCACGGCTCCAGcagcaggcgccgccgccgccgccgacaccGCCGTGGCCGTCTCCGTGACGGAGAAGAcgccgaggacgaggacgaagacgaagacgaagatgaGGAAAACGAAGAGGATGAGGACGAGGAtgaagacgaggacgacgacgacgacgacgacgaggacgaccACCGCGCGTACAGGGACTGCTGCCGGTGGCTGAAGGAGGTGGAGCCGGACTGCGTGTGCGAGGCGCTGCTCCGCCTGCCGCCCTTCCTCGTCAGGCCGCAGCACAAGTACACCGTCAAGGTGGGCAACTCCTGCAAGTTCAGCTACAGGTGCGGCGGCGTCTGA
- the LOC8072223 gene encoding uncharacterized protein LOC8072223, which yields MALSWPSAVRLAVAAVLLVAVGVALFTLPVEKILKDFLVWIKENLGPWGPLVLALAYIPLTVLAVPASILTLGGGYLFGLPVGFVADSIGATIGATAAFLLGRTIGRPYVLSKCKDYPKFQAVAIAIQRSGFKIVLLLRLVPLLPFNMLNYLLSVTPVGVGEYMLASWLGMMPITLALVYVGTTLKDLSDVTHGWSEISTTRWILIISGFVLSVVLIICITKIAKSSLEKALAENGELDVGTSQLPVVASPSDLQQPLVIKIDTSNEDHEK from the exons ATGGCGCTCTCGTGGCCCTCGGCCGTccgcctcgccgtcgccgccgtcctGCTCGTCGCCGTCGGCGTCGCGCTCTTCACGCTCCCCGTCGAGAAG ATTCTAAAGGACTTTCTGGTTTGGATCAAGGAGAACTTGGGTCCATGGGGTCCTTTGGTGTT GGCCCTCGCTTACATCCCTCTGACAGTCTTAGCTGTTCCAGCATCAATTCTTACA CTTGGAGGGGGCTATTTATTTGGATTGCCAGTAGGGTTTGTTGCTGATTCCATTGGAGCAACAATTGGTGCAACTGCTGCATTTCTGCTTGGCAGGACG ATTGGGAGGCCTTATGTTCTCTCAAAATGCAAAGATTACCCTAAGTTTCAAGCAGTAGCCATTGCCATCCAAAGATCTGGCTTCAAG ATCGTGTTGCTACTAAGGCTTGTACCTTTACTTCCATTCAACATGTTGAACTACCTGTTATCTGTCACTCCTGTTGGTGTTGGAGAATACATGTTGGCTTCTTGGTTGGGAATGATG CCAATCACTCTTGCTTTGGTGTACGTTGGAACAACACTGAAAGATCTATCAGATGTGACACATGGGTGGAGCGAGATCTCGACTACTCGATGG attttgATAATATCTGGCTTTGTATTATCTG TGGTCTTGATTATCTGCATCACAAAAATTGCAAAATCATCTCTGGAGAAGGCATTGGCCGAGAATGGAGAGCTGGATGTAGGAACATCGCAGCTTCCTGTGGTAGCCTCTCCCTCGGATCTGCAACAACCTCTTGTAATCAAGATTGACACATCAAATGAAGATCACGAGAAGTAA
- the LOC110433075 gene encoding probable pectinesterase 66: protein MQQASACFSSTTSSSLLVMPVVALVMVVPLLLGLLSTTPSLAWAAPVSRTITVDCHGRGDVRTVQSAVDSVPDGNRDWIKIHVMAGSYWEKVSIPKQKGYILLEGDGSSTTDISFDAHAHAGIDDIMGRPNLTVDEQSPTFQSATFTVLADNFVARGIAFKNTYRAPDDQLSKENQAVAALVGGDKSAFYGCEFQGFQDTLCDYQGRHYFRGCQVRGAVDFVFGFGQSIYEDCALVSDMPPGPQPGWVTAHARGAAGSPGGLVFKGGAVQAAGGGGQTYLGRAWNAFAAVVFYRTRMDGVVVPQGWQAWNAAGNVSSVTFAEVECTGPGSEMGRRVDWEKRLSEDEVQRFVDIKFIDDGWLSNQP, encoded by the exons ATGCAGCAGGCGTCTGCTTGCTTCTCCTCCACCACCTCGTCGTCACTGCTAGTGATGCCAGTAGTAGCCCTCGTAATGGTGGTGCCGCTGCTGCTCGGGCTGCTGTCCACGACGCCGAGCCTGGCATGGGCGGCGCCGGTGTCCCGGACCATCACCGTGGACTGTCACGGGCGAGGTGACGTCAGGACGGTGCAGTCGGCGGTGGACTCCGTGCCCGACGGCAACCGCGACTGGATCAAGATCCATGTCATGGCCGGCAGCTACTG GGAGAAGGTGAGCATCCCGAAGCAGAAAGGCTACATCCTGCTGGAGGGGGACGGCTCGTCGACGACGGACATCAGCTTCGACGCGCACGCGCACGCCGGCATCGACGACATCATGGGCCGCCCCAACTTGACGGTGGACGAGCAGTCGCCGACGTTCCAAAGCGCCACCTTCACTGTCCTCGCCGACAACTTCGTCGCCCGGGGCATCGCCTTCAAG AACACGTACAGGGCGCCGGACGACCAGCTGAGCAAGGAGAACCAGGCGGTGGCGGCGCTGGTCGGCGGCGACAAGAGCGCCTTCTACGGCTGCGAGTTCCAGGGCTTCCAGGACACGCTGTGCGACTACCAGGGACGGCACTACTTCCGCGGCTGCCAGGTCCGGGGCGCCGTCGACTTCGTCTTCGGCTTCGGCCAGTCCATCTACGAGGACTGCGCGCTCGTGTCCGACATGCCGCCGGGCCCGCAGCCCGGGTGGGTGACCGCGCACGCGCGTGGCGCCGCCGGCAGCCCCGGCGGGCTGGTGTTCAAGGGCGGCGCCgtgcaggcggcgggcggcgggggCCAGACCTACCTCGGCCGCGCGTGGAACGCCTTCGCCGCCGTCGTGTTCTACCGCACGCGCATGGACGGCGTCGTCGTGCCGCAGGGCTGGCAGGCCTGGAACGCCGCCGGCAACGT GTCGAGCGTCACGTTTGCAGAGGTTGAGTGCACGGGGCCAGGGTCGGAGATGGGCAGAAGAGTGGACTGGGAGAAGCGTTTGAGCGAGGACGAGGTGCAAAGATTCGTGGACATCAAATTCATCGACGATGGCTGGCTGTCAAACCAGCCATAG
- the LOC8072226 gene encoding protein HUA2-LIKE 3, which yields MPPARKKRGAAAAAAAAAAAAQWKVGDLVLAKMKGFPAWPAMITEPEQWDLPAAKKKSIVAKKKLLVYFYGTKEIALCNYADLEAFTEEKKKSLLAKRYGKGADFVRAVKEIVEIYDSLKEDKKDINNDNNKSGFTENNLKIDAKNHVNDISSLDTEGPDDGCDPGNDKKMEDCPSSCMDYSMVGTPRSIINTMEGEHCVVDSADGDPIEKSTILHESKHSPLHASSCSKKIQKDSQKQNSCTHGNFASSWRSRSSLGTELRTIQDSGGLMNGTNLPSVDLIPGDKQEDSAHRKCIEDDKLSPCSVSGTKEAVFSHPSQGTCSQLAASGASNDDEGPCIVIDSVQCTFSNEVSKPGVRDKEVKLNGTVDLPMTTTRTFKRKRRANTCRANNPVSSELKNMDRALQPRSNGDLVYSPNLRNEINRSHGDEHLPLVKRARVRMERSPLENATVDEPGHSSDKTEPAKLDPCIKHATSAIFGKDQSADDVPPGIDASPKTNYSDLPGVQNSCMDNSEEQPMVMTLDVEAALPPSKRLHRLLEAMSVNASETVSTLPEVTKSKEVTLEGCTASTERSPPKNSADALVESPKSAMAKSPTVSLTVLSLDAPTGQKHITEAVMLNKDALPPVSLDLRTDVSDSVPKDKVSEETCVDSENLRTDVSDSVLKDKVSEETCIDSENVPDLVVHTGIDSNDCVKGIACSMKLEEPGFASKFDRLPSCNASGNKPTESIEGSTNGFGKTIDVSSEPISRANATVSYTSGSCDPVLHIGTVLDKSVVSVRDRTSASSLVSKVPCIHSDTSTGAFEMHSSSVIALEDLDHRINLKDKSLFSDSMPTEELVADGHAHIFSQSNSFIDSSLDSKFASEPLVNIPSLKEGSSSWCSPSNHSIRSASDRIHTEQDSGEIPFDNLQQEGLLAGCNEAHSSRRAFEACVGTLTRTKESISRATRLALDCAKHGIAGEVMDIIIEHLEKESNLYKRVDLFFLVDSIIRYCRNQKGGPGSAYPSLIQAVLPRIIYASAPPGNSAWENRRQCLKVLRLWLERKTLSEYIIRHHIKELEALNDASFGSSHRPSGTERALNDPLRDDEAFFVDEYGSNAGLDLQNLICTKLLEDEDGRSSEERSFEGLTPEHEVTGANEQEACQLHVTKHQLLLEEVDGELEMEDVAPSSGAEASTVCQEDLTNNDTSIGTAQHLSSVPPLPDDKAPSPPPLPSSPPPLPRPPYLVSQDSQVQGALPVAANCVAQHPGANYNVEGQHPYSAANNRGNVDACIASSQPPVPYNSGYAGHTNQIYQPPPPPPPPPQPIATFPSGPHGSLCGPSVPHHGNNYHHPPPAPLPNSGYHLQPPPHPPGPNQFPCPPEPEQRAQPWNCGPPAHSYPERYQYGGHDRGHHGYDRRPYFDDRGHHFDDRGRRFDGGGHYFDDGMHHFDDRWRHFHDRGQMHHEVMDGGRFPSFFPPGPPCPDHFEAPPPNQFHCGRPLDPPPGPCSGWPMPHRRSKYPPDSRHSMEPPVSNGGGWRTHGRRDYDRYH from the exons ATGCCGCCGGCCCGTAAGAAGCGCggggcggcggccgccgccgccgcagctgcTGCGGCGGCGCAGTGGAAGGTGGGCGACCTCGTGCTCGCTAAGATGAAAGGCTTCCCGGCGTGGCCGGCCATG ATAACTGAACCAGAGCAATGGGACCTTCCTGCAGCTAAAAAGAAGTCTATTGTAGCTAAAAAGAAGTTGCTGGTCTACTTTTATGGAACTAAAGAGAT TGCTTTGTGCAACTATGCTGACCTTGAGGCATTCACCGAAGAGAAGAAAAAATCTCTACTTGCTAAGCGATATGGGAAAGGAGCAGATTTTGTCCGAGCAGTCAAGGAAATAGTTGAGATTTATGATTCTTtaaaggaagacaagaaagacattaataatgataataataagAGTGGCTTTACTGAAAATAATCTGAAGATAGATGCCAAGAATCATGTCAATGACATCAGCAGTTTGGATACAGAAGGTCCTGATGATGGTTGTGATCCAGGCAATGACAAGAAAATGGAGGATTGTCCCTCCTCTTGCATGGATTACAGCATGGTAGGTACTCCTCGTTCTATTATCAACACAATGGAGGGTGAGCATTGTGTTGTGGATTCTGCAGATGGCGACCCTATTGAAAAGTCAACTATCCTTCATGAGAGTAAGCATTCTCCTTTGCATGCTAGTTCATGCTCAAAGAAAATACAAAAAGATTCACAGAAACAAAATTCTTGCACACATGGTAATTTTGCATCATCGTGGAGATCAAGAAGTTCATTAGGCACTGAATTAAGAACAATTCAGGATTCTGGTGGTCTGATGAATGGTACTAATCTGCCTTCTGTTGATTTAATTCCTggtgacaagcaagaagattcTGCTCACCGTAAGTGCATTGAGGATGATAAACTAAGCCCGTGTTCTGTTTCTGGTACAAAGGAAGCAGTCTTCTCACATCCAAGTCAAGGAACCTGCAGTCAACTTGCGGCCTCTGGGGCCAGTAATGATGATGAAGGCCCATGTATTGTCATAGATAGTGTACAATGCACTTTTAGTAATGAAGTTTCTAAACCTGGAGTCAGGGATAAAGAAGTCAAACTGAATGGAACGGTTGATCTTCCCATGACCACCACCCGAActtttaaaagaaaaagaagggcAAACACTTGTCGTGCTAATAATCCTGTCAGTAGTGAGCTAAAAAATATGGATAGGGCATTGCAGCCTAGGTCAAATGGAGATCTTGTATATTCTCCAAATTTAAGAAATGAAATTAACAGATCACATGGAGATGAGCACTTGCCCTTGGTCAAAAGGGCAAGAGTCCGAATGGAAAGGTCTCCACTGGAGAATGCCACGGTTGATGAACCTGGTCATTCTTCTGACAAAACAGAGCCAGCTAAACTTGATCCATGTATTAAGCATGCAACGTCTGCAATATTTGGGAAGGATCAATCAGCTGATGATGTACCTCCTGGCATAGATGCTTCACCCAAAACAAATTACTCTGACCTGCCAGGAGTTCAGAATTCTTGTATGGATAACAGTGAAGAGCAACCAATGGTTATGACATTGGATGTAGAAGCTGCTTTACCTCCATCAAAACGCCTTCATCGTCTCTTAGAAGCTATGTCTGTTAATGCATCTGAGACTGTGAGTACTTTGCCTGAAGTTACAAAGTCAAAGGAGGTTACCCTGGAAGGCTGCACCGCTTCAACAGAGAGGTCCCCTCCTAAAAACTCTGCAGATGCACTTGTTGAAAGTCCCAAATCTGCAATGGCTAAAAGCCCCACTGTATCTTTGACTGTGCTTTCTTTAGATGCCCCAACTGGCCAAAAGCATATCACAGAAGCTGTCATGTTGAACAAGGATGCCCTCCCTCCTGTTTCTTTGGATTTGAGAACTGATGTCAGTGACAGTGTACCAAAGGACAAAGTTTCTGAAGAAACCTGCGTAGATAGTGAAAATTTGAGAACTGATGTCAGTGACAGTGTACTAAAGGACAAAGTTTCTGAAGAAACCTGCATAGACAGTGAAAATGTACCTGATTTGGTTGTACATACTGGGATTGATAGCAATGACTGTGTAAAAGGTATAGCCTGTTCCATGAAATTGGAAGAGCCTGGCTTTGCTTCTAAGTTTGATCGACTACCTTCGTGTAATGCAAGTGGAAATAAGCCTACGGAATCCATCGAAGGCTCGACTAATGGTTTTGGCAAAACTATAGATGTATCTTCTGAGCCAATTAGCCGAGCAAATGCTACTGTCTCGTATACTAGCGGCAGCTGTGATCCTGTGCTGCATATCGGCACTGTTTTAGATAAATCAGTAGTTAGTGTGCGTGACAGAACAAGTGCCTCTTCTTTGGTTTCTAAAGTTCCATGTATTCATTCCGACACAAGCACCGGAGCATTTGAAAT GCATAGTTCTTCAGTTATTGCACTGGAAGACCTTGACCACAGAATAAACCTAAAGGATAAGAGCTTATTTTCAGATTCAATGCCTACAGAAGAACTAGTTGCTGATGGACATGCTCATATATTCTCTCAATCAAATTCATTCATAGACAGTTCTCTAGATTCAAAATTTGCTTCGGAACCTTTGGTGAATATACCTTCACTCAAAGAAGGATCAAGTAGCTGGTGTTCACCTTCAAATCATTCGATAAGGTCTGCTTCAGATAGGATTCATACTGAACAAGATAGTGGTGAGATTCCTTTTGATAATCTGCAACAGGAAGGCTTGTTAGCAGGTTGTAATGAAGCCCATTCATCACGGAGGGCGTTTGAAGCTTGTGTTGGTACACTAACACGAACAAAAGAAAGTATATCTCGTGCAACACGCCTTGCATTGGACTGTGCTAAGCATGGCATTGCTGGGGAG GTAATGGATATTATTATTGAACACCTGGAAAAGGAAAGTAATTTATATAAAAGGGTTGATCTGTTCTTCCTTGTTGATTCCATAATCAGATACTGTCGCAATCAGAAAG GTGGACCTGGTAGTGCCTATCCTTCTCTCATCCAAGCAGTCTTGCCACGAATTATATATGCTTCTGCACCACCTGGAAATTCTGCTTGGGAGAATCGGAGGCAGTGTCTTAAG GTTTTGAGGCTCTGGCTTGAGAGAAAAACCCTTTCAGAATACATCATTCGCCACCATATTAAAGAGCTTGAGGCTCTTAATGATGCGTCATTTGGAAGCTCTCACCGTCCTTCTGGTACAGAGAGAGCTCTGAATGACCCGTTGCGGGATGATGAGGCATTTTTTGTTGATGAATATGGAAG CAACGCTGGTCTTGATCTTCAAAATTTAATTTGCACGAAATTACTTGAAGATGAGGATGGAAGGTCCTCTGAGGAGAGGAGCTTTGAAGGTCTTACTCCTGAACATGAAGTTACTGGTGCTAATGAACAAGAGGCATGTCAATTGCATGTGACAAAGCATCAACTTCTATTGGAAGAAGTGGACGGTGAACTTGAGATGGAGGATGTAGCCCCATCCTCTGGAGCTGAAGCCAGTACTGTATGTCAAGAAGATCTGACTAATAACGATACTTCTATAGGAACTGCTCAGCATCTCAGTTCCGTTCCACCACTACCTGATGACAAAGCTCCATCCCCTCCcccattgccatcatcaccaccACCATTACCACGTCCACCATATCTTGTCTCTCAAGATTCTCAGGTGCAAGGCGCATTGCCTGTGGCAGCCAATTGTGTTGCGCAACATCCAGGAGCCAACTAT AATGTTGAAGGACAACATCCTTATTCTGCTGCAAACAATCGAGGCAACGTGGATGCATGTATAGCTTCTTCGCAGCCTCCAGTACCATACAATTCTGGATATGCAGGGCATACTAATCAGATATAtcaaccgccgccgccaccgccgccaccaccacagccTATTGCAACATTCCCTTCTGGTCCTCATGGCAGCTTATGTGGGCCCTCAGTGCCACATCATGGAAATAACTATCACCATCCACCACCAGCACCACTGCCGAATAGTGGATACCATTTGCAGCCACCACCACACCCACCAGGTCCGAATCAGTTCCCATGTCCACCTGAACCAGAGCAGAGAGCACAGCCTTGGAATTGCGGCCCTCCGGCCCATTCCTATCCTGAGAGATATCAGTATGGTGGACATGATAGAGGACACCATGGATATGATAGAAGACCTTACTTTGATGATAGAGGACATCACTTTGATGATAGGGGGCGTCGCTTTGATGGTGGAGGGCATTACTTCGATGATGGAATGCATCACTTCGATGATAGATGGCGCCACTTTCATGATAGGGGGCAAATGCACCATGAAGTTATGGATGGTGGAAGGTTTCCCTCATTCTTTCCACCAg GCCCCCCATGTCCAGATCACTTTGAAGCGCCGCCACCCAACCAATTTCACTGCGGACGACCATTAGATCCTCCACCAGGTCCATGTTCTGGGTGGCCTATGCCTCATAGGAGATCCAAGTACCCTCCTGATTCCAGACACTCAATGGAACCTCCAGTCTCCAATGGAGGAG GTTGGAGGACGCATGGAAGACGTGATTATGATAGATACCATTGA